One Nostoc punctiforme PCC 73102 DNA window includes the following coding sequences:
- a CDS encoding ATP-binding protein produces MSQPENTTTQATALTNHDRKPIHIPGSIQPHGILLALSTQLEIVQVSNNTQVYLCKAPEDLLGRPLSYLLEPQPVEIVKQCLVKKVGSANAFKVLINTLYGEIYFDAIAHRTEEAVILELEPTDSEFEVSFLNFHSFASEAIAKMQRTSNLGEFLHLVAQEVQKIISFDRVMVYQFDESEAGSVVAEVKREDLSPYLGLHYPATDIPAQARELYTRCFLRFLPDLTAEPVKLVPTENPTTHQHLDLSYCLLRSFDWCCAEYHQNMGVKALLVISLIQEQKLWGLISCHHQTPKYISYEVRKMCEFLGQIVSSELAHKISSSEWDYKVKLKSLQSEFLESISQADNFIDALIKPEIRLLDFVSASGAAVCLDNEINLVGTTPNIDEVRALIEWADTQVTDNLFSTDSLPKLYPEALIFKDTASGLLLLRISKVRRYYILWFRPEVIQTVHWAGNPQESIKAEGDGSYTLSPRKSFEQWQETVRLTSLPWKGCELESAIALSNAIVGIVLSKADELAKINLELERSNQELASFAYAASHDLKEPLRGIYNFSTVLLEDYAQVLDDDGIECLQTVVSLSVRMETLINALLRLSQLGQAHLREQATDLNELLNQVIDVFRASRQDSGLVDIRIPRPLPTIQCDRVLVNEVFSNLLGNAFKYNDKAEQWVEIGYLSQEEGQGVGSRGQGAGGAGEAIIHQSPIPNAPCPIFYIRDNGIGIPQHHLETIFRLFKRLHSQEKYGGGAGAGLAIVKKIVELHNGQIWVESTLGVGSIFYFTLE; encoded by the coding sequence ATGAGCCAGCCTGAAAACACTACTACCCAAGCGACTGCTCTGACTAACCACGATCGCAAACCTATCCATATACCTGGCTCTATTCAACCTCATGGCATTCTCCTGGCACTCAGTACTCAGCTAGAGATCGTACAAGTTAGCAATAATACCCAAGTGTATTTGTGCAAAGCTCCAGAAGATTTGCTCGGTCGGCCTTTGAGCTATTTACTTGAGCCTCAGCCAGTGGAAATTGTCAAGCAGTGCTTAGTAAAAAAGGTTGGCAGCGCCAATGCGTTTAAAGTATTAATAAATACTTTGTATGGAGAAATATACTTTGATGCTATTGCTCATCGTACAGAAGAAGCTGTGATTCTGGAGCTAGAACCAACTGACTCGGAATTTGAGGTGAGTTTCTTAAACTTTCATAGTTTTGCGAGTGAAGCGATCGCTAAAATGCAAAGGACATCCAATCTAGGAGAATTTTTGCATTTAGTCGCACAAGAAGTCCAAAAAATCATCAGTTTCGATCGGGTGATGGTCTATCAATTTGACGAGTCAGAAGCGGGTTCTGTTGTTGCAGAAGTTAAACGGGAAGATTTATCACCTTATTTAGGACTCCACTATCCCGCTACAGATATTCCAGCGCAGGCTAGGGAGTTATACACGCGCTGCTTTCTCCGATTTCTCCCCGATTTGACTGCCGAACCTGTCAAACTAGTTCCAACGGAAAATCCGACAACACACCAACATCTTGACTTAAGCTACTGTCTGCTACGGAGTTTTGATTGGTGTTGTGCTGAATATCATCAAAATATGGGAGTGAAGGCTCTTTTGGTGATTTCACTGATTCAAGAGCAGAAACTTTGGGGATTAATATCTTGCCATCATCAAACACCAAAGTATATTTCCTACGAAGTACGCAAGATGTGCGAATTTTTGGGACAAATCGTATCTTCAGAGTTAGCGCACAAAATTAGTTCTTCGGAATGGGACTATAAGGTAAAACTCAAATCGCTACAGTCTGAGTTCCTTGAGTCCATTTCCCAAGCAGACAACTTTATCGATGCCTTAATCAAACCGGAAATCCGTTTGCTGGATTTTGTCAGTGCCTCTGGAGCGGCGGTTTGTCTAGATAATGAAATTAACCTTGTGGGAACCACACCAAATATTGATGAAGTGCGGGCGTTAATTGAATGGGCAGATACTCAAGTTACTGATAACCTGTTTTCTACCGATTCTCTGCCGAAGCTTTATCCAGAAGCGCTCATATTTAAAGATACTGCTAGTGGTTTGCTGCTACTGCGAATTTCTAAAGTCCGGCGTTATTATATTCTTTGGTTCCGCCCTGAAGTTATCCAAACAGTACACTGGGCAGGAAATCCACAAGAATCGATTAAAGCCGAGGGAGATGGTAGCTACACCCTGTCTCCCCGAAAATCCTTTGAACAATGGCAAGAAACGGTTAGATTAACTTCTTTACCTTGGAAAGGGTGTGAACTTGAAAGTGCGATCGCTCTGAGTAATGCGATCGTTGGTATTGTTCTCTCAAAGGCGGATGAATTAGCGAAAATCAACTTGGAGTTAGAACGCAGTAACCAAGAATTAGCATCCTTTGCCTACGCTGCTTCTCACGATCTCAAAGAACCTTTGCGGGGAATTTATAACTTTTCGACTGTGCTGCTAGAAGACTATGCCCAAGTATTAGATGATGACGGAATTGAGTGCTTGCAAACAGTAGTGTCCTTATCTGTACGCATGGAAACTCTGATTAATGCTTTGCTACGACTATCGCAGTTAGGACAAGCACATCTCCGAGAGCAAGCAACCGATCTCAACGAATTACTCAACCAAGTAATTGATGTCTTTCGTGCTAGTCGCCAAGACTCTGGGCTTGTGGATATTCGCATTCCTCGCCCTTTACCAACAATTCAGTGCGATCGAGTTCTCGTTAATGAAGTCTTCAGTAACCTTCTTGGTAATGCCTTCAAATACAACGATAAAGCAGAGCAATGGGTTGAGATTGGCTACCTTTCTCAAGAAGAGGGGCAGGGAGTAGGGAGCAGGGGGCAGGGAGCAGGGGGAGCAGGGGAAGCGATTATTCACCAATCCCCAATCCCCAATGCCCCATGCCCAATCTTTTATATCCGAGATAACGGTATTGGCATTCCACAGCATCACCTAGAAACTATCTTTAGATTATTCAAGCGGCTGCATTCTCAGGAAAAGTACGGTGGAGGAGCAGGTGCGGGATTAGCTATTGTTAAGAAGATTGTTGAGCTTCATAACGGCCAAATTTGGGTTGAATCTACCCTAGGCGTTGGCTCGATTTTCTATTTCACGCTGGAATAG
- a CDS encoding response regulator: MTKKLHEPLLVVEDSNEDFRMLQRLMRLMSVQNPIHRCTNGDEVLEFLYQQGSDAHSKGENLPNSKVALRPSVILLDLNLPGIDGRDILDRLKQDKSFKEIPIVVFTTSSNPKDIELCYQKGANGYLVKPMDAQELKKTIQAFVDYWLDANMPPVLD, translated from the coding sequence ATGACAAAAAAACTTCATGAACCTCTGCTTGTTGTTGAGGACAGCAATGAAGATTTTCGGATGCTACAACGTCTGATGCGGCTCATGTCCGTCCAGAACCCCATACATCGTTGTACTAATGGGGATGAGGTTTTAGAGTTCCTGTATCAACAGGGGAGTGATGCCCATAGCAAAGGCGAAAACTTACCCAACTCTAAAGTAGCATTACGACCCTCTGTGATCTTGCTCGATCTGAATTTGCCCGGTATTGATGGCCGTGACATTTTAGATCGGCTCAAGCAAGACAAGAGTTTCAAGGAAATCCCCATCGTTGTTTTTACCACATCATCTAACCCCAAGGATATTGAGTTGTGCTACCAAAAGGGCGCAAATGGATATCTGGTAAAGCCGATGGACGCTCAGGAACTAAAAAAGACGATCCAGGCATTTGTGGACTACTGGCTTGATGCCAATATGCCGCCAGTCTTGGATTAA